Below is a genomic region from Nymphalis io chromosome 16, ilAglIoxx1.1, whole genome shotgun sequence.
CGCACCTGCAGGGCATTTCCTTCTCTACACCACTGAAAAATATCCTCCatatttttgtaacttaatATGCTTTTCACTGTAAGTTAATATCGTAttgatattttctattttagctatatgtaaaaaaatatatctcaggaatagtttatttgtatgttaataaaacaaatgtacaGTCAGACTCATTCATTAGGGTTTGACTTTGACAGTTTCGCAAtccctaaaaataaaatataaagcaagtTGTTGTGAAGTATGCAACTCTGTTCTAGTTTATCTCTTTCTTACTTGGAATTCACATATTGTCATGGCTTAGTTGGGTATATTATTAAGAACAATTTTACTTGATTGTATAATAACATCGATATGTTgccagaagaaaaaaaaaatcactatttataattaaaattcataaaacgtacgaattttcaatataataaatgatggaTAAGAATGTTTACTAGAAATAGGTAttccctcccggcgaatataaaaaaaaaattggttttatTATAGTTGTTTTATATCATGAGAttctctttaaattatattggaaATTTCAACACCTCATAAAAAAAGGCATTATCTCCAAAATTACTGTTAAAAAGAGAAGACTAACCACATCAAAAACaaatttcttattttacatTCCCTAAATTATATcagttataatgaaaaaattaaatgtttttttttaatgtaacactataaacttaataaactgAAATATGTCAGAAAATGTAAAAGGTTTAGGATGCAGGGTAAATGAaagttaattttcttaaaaaattaatgactAGTCACAGCCAGAGAGCTGTTCAGGCTTAGTGCAATGCTCAAAACAGTTCTCAAAATACTTAGATCTTTATTTGTACTAAAAGTGCTAAATTATTTCTTTGCAAATGAAATCTTCATTGCATGAGTTGGTGTTATCTTGAAACCTTGGAGTGCTTCTTTTGCTGCGGCAGACTGCATTTCATTAGCAAACTCAACAAATGCAATATCATGTCTATTAGGCACAAGTCGGACTTCTTTGAAGCCAGGGAACCTAAAAaaagtgattatttattattttaaaattatacatacagtGATACATAAACTTTTTTAAGAATCAAAAATAACATACTGGTTGAAAAGCATAGATAACATCATTTCAGATGTCTCATCAGGTAGATTGGTGAGGAACAGAATCTGGTTAGGTGGCTGTTCAACATTGACATTGTTGAGAAGACTGGGCTGGCCAAAACCAGGCACAGTTGGTCTATTCGCATCCttgttcttcttcttctttccaTCTTCTGTGCTTTTAGGTAGTTTGGGACGTTTTGGCCTCTCTTGGAATGTGCCTTTGACTTTAGCTATGACATCACTGTCCGATTTCGAATATTGGATCCTCTGTTAaccaaattttaaatgattaatagctatttataatgttttaatttatttttacaaaaatacgaaaaaaaatagtaggataaaaatatttacataccaTAGGCTTGTCATAAAATGGAAATCCTTGCATACTTCTCAAAGCAACAGTAGCGCTTGATATTTCCTTGAATATTACAAAAGCCTGTCCCCTCATTTTGAGGGTCTTCATTGCGACGATATCCAAAATTTGACCAAATTGTGAAAATATTGCATAGAGTGACTTTTTTAACTcttctttctttattttttcatttaaattgtttatgtatatCGTGTGGTTGGGGCGAATGTCCATAGCTGGAATCAAACATTTGAGGTTATTTGCCGACAACTTATAACCAAAGCAATGTTTATTGTTTCtctttaaaaaatagtattattaagtatttgaaAGTACAGAAAATATGgaattatgaataatagtaACGCGTAACTTACTCATTTTGTAGCTTAAAAGTTGAAATATGAATGTATACGATTTAGTATATAAGTTCTTTATGAACAACTACAAATTTAGAAAACCAGTGTTtcacttataaatgttataatataagccGTTATTGAGTAGTTAATATTaccatatattaaataaagtaatattaatcataaatttttaaaataatagcaagCTATACAGTTGACGACGCGCTTTATTTTATACGAGAGAGTatagatatagattaaaaaacgaGAGTAGAGAGACGGAGTAATTCAAAGACTAATGTTGAAGTTGTAGATTACATTAACATAAATTCATAACAAAAGTAAGCCAATGTGATGTTCATTCTTTTCTCAATaacctttttataaaattaccatTTTATAAATAGGGTAAGTATTTTGGAggccattaaaaataaaaaaatattttgtttttcttttacatataaattattttgcaaataaatttacGCTAAATTTCGActttttacaaaacattttcatttattatttaaaaatagtgaaaaCACACATATAGTACTATTTCCAagtcatttcattatttttaaacttgaatGAGTGAATGATTTCAATATCGATTTTATGTTTAGCCATTAAATTGAAGTGAAATTTGTTAACTGacgtttaaataatgtaaattaatttttcgcgcgcgtttatatttataataaattattgaggATATTAAATGCATTTCTTGAATCAatgatatcattataaaaactataaatatcattagtggtaacgttaaaaaaaaataaggatattttgttttgaaactaATActctttgtaatatatatataatgcatgaTTTTTCGCATGATTTTGATACTGTCACTCCAGGTATTTGGATGATAAATGAAGAAGAATGGAAAGATAAACTTTTAAAGCTGCCCAATTGGTATAAGGTAAgaaaatgaaatagaaaaaaagagcTTTTTTACAATGAAAATGACCTCTGAATAACCTTTTAGATACCCTTAATAAACTCGAACGCAACACACAACCTACCTGATGGCACCATGGTACGATTTCGAGGGATGGTTCAAGATATGCATAATCCTGAATTCTATTTTGAACAATTCGaagtatttaatacaaaaacaaatgagGTGAAATGTAAATCTGGAAAGTACACTGATACAGCAAATATAATGGTATGttgttatgttatgtatataaaaatatatattttattgtgcagtcatgaaattaaactaatttttagGAGAatgaaaaagtaaattatacagAGAATTTAAAAAGTGCACAAAGACAGACAATAGTTGTAGTTTCAATGCCAGGATTCAATGATTGGGCTCAAAAATTAGAAGATGAACAAAATCATTTGAAGCATCTTGAGCAACAGCCTAACACGTCAAAgagattaaattcaaattattcaaaattgaaaAGATCATATGATGAAAGTGATGATGATCCAGATGCAATGGATGTACAAGTTGATCTGGTAAATAAGGAGAGAAGGACAAAAGAAGAGGTCGATGATAGCTCAAATGTGGTTTCCAGGGAGCATTTACTTAATTTTCCATTGCCAGATGTAGCCAGCAAATCTTGTATTATCAAGGTAGGTGATACCAaacattttttgtacatttaatttcataatgtaatataaattttatataattatgtttggtTGTATTTGAATAAGCTCATTAGATCTTATTTTTTCCACTTACTAttgactaaaaaaatattcttttggaTTTTGGCCTTTAAATTGAAcgttgaacaaaaaacaaacaatgtatacaattttttcttatttttgatTGATTCTCTTCTAGTCTTCTCAAGGGTGAAAGACATCCCTAATTGGAATAAAGTGGACTTATTCTCTTTTACTGCTTGTGTCATCATCTTATGaagataattacaataaataatactcactggctaatatttatataacacaaaaaaaagttaaaatattaattttatttatcatactgataaatatcttatgtatgaaaaataattcaaaaatttttaattttaaattatcacaaaaaattgatgactattaaaataaattaagatacatttaaaattcgtcaatttataataattattgtaatgaaaaatagaaataaaaaagaatcaaTTTTATTTCCAGGTTTATGACGATGaagaaaatcttaaattaaatgaCATGATAGAAGTAGTTGGCTTCCTGTCTGTTGATCCCGCACTCTCAGGAGAATTCCAACCCGCCAAGGGTTCCCTTTTGGAACCCATCTGTGAAACAGATGCAGAGATAATAACACACAATCCTCCACCAAGTTTGGTGCCAAGATTGCATGCTGTATTTGTTAAGAAATTGGACCATTGTAATCCATTGGTCAAAGAAAAGTTTAGTCaaggtacttttttttatttggcaccagaagcttttttttttttttatagaataggaaggtggacgagcatatgggccacctgatggtaagtggtcaccaaacgcccttagacattggcattgtaagaaatgtcaaccatcgcttatagccaatgcgccaccaaccttgggaactaagattttatgtcccttgtgcctgtaattacactggctcactcacccttcaaaccggaacacaacaatatcaagtattgctgttttgcggtagaatatctgatgagtgggtggtacctacccagacgagcttgcacaaagccctaccaccagtagggctttgtgcaagctcgtctgggtaggtaccactcgtCTTACTAACTAACCCATTTGCGTGTATAGTACTCGGGCAGTACTATACACGCAAATGGGTTAGTTAGTAACTTGCCAACTTTACCCATAAACACTTTTtagtataagaaatataaacctcACTTTTAATTTCTTACACTCATTCCCTTTTTAATGtgtaatacaacaatataaagtattgatgtttgtaagttgaataatttataagctGTGTTGGTACGGTGGGTATTCAGGACTTACACAAAGCCATacgattaaaagtaaaattagcaTCATTCAATGTTgtagcttatatataataaattaaaaaaaaatttcttgaaaaaaaattatcaaagatTTTTCACTTAACCACCAATATTTGAAagctatattatttatgtagtatTAAATTGAGTAGTATTTTTTAGTCTAATGTTGTGTCTTTCAGAGACTGTACTCAAAGATGCAAACACAGCGAGGGAACACTTGCTGAAGGCCTTGACAGAACTATTGCTTGGTGATAAATTAGCTGCTGAATACTTAATATGTCATCTCATAGCTTGTgtgtaagtataattttttttttaagtcattcTTTAGCTTTTCTTTATATTTCCAACATACAAGAAGGCTAGTTGCGTCATTTATAAATTGCCAAAAcaacaatttgtatatattaatccaAATGTTAtaagattacatttaaaatactgttaccttatttaaaaaaaaatggattttaaagtaaacaaacCATGGTTAAAAAATGAACTAAAAACAGTTTTAAGTAAGAACAAAATTTGTGGTGTTTTTTAaatcgtaaaatttaaaaataattgtatgttgtaacattgattattattatgtttcagATATCTCCGTCAAGATACAATCACATTGGGTCAATTCTGCTTGAACATATCAAACCTGCCGACTCAGAAGTACCCCAACTATGGCCAGCAGCTGTACAACATTATTAAACAGTTTGTCACTAAAAGCTACTATTTACCTCTGACTGTAGAGAACATGAACACAATCGCTCTATTACCAAAgtaagatttaaaaattattataattgtacctgtcctttttttgttttcatttgctTTGGGATGAACTAATGAGATATATTCTTATGTAGtgaattactattatatatatatattattgcgtcgccaactaagatgttacatcccttGTTCCTGTGACggacttactcaccctttaaattgtttttggtGATAGAAAAACTTTTGAATTTTTAGTAGTTGTGTTACATAGtatgaaagccgagatggccctgtggtaagaacgcgtgaatcttaaccgatgatcgtgggttcaaacccgggcaagcaccactgaattttcatgtgcttaatttgtgattataattcatctcgtgctttacggtgaaggaaaacatcgtgaggaaacctgcatgtgtctaatttcactgaaattctgccacatgtgaattctaccaacccgcattggagcagcgtggtggaataagctccaaaccttctcctcaaaaagaggagaggaggcctttagcccagcagtgggacattcacaggctgttacggttacggtacataGTATGAATTAccgtgaaaattaaaaatgatcttcatttaaatgttgattttatataaactgttgattaaaaaatgaattaagcaaaaacaacaaaataaaaaattattcaactCAATTT
It encodes:
- the LOC126774495 gene encoding U1 small nuclear ribonucleoprotein A yields the protein MTMDIRPNHTIYINNLNEKIKKEELKKSLYAIFSQFGQILDIVAMKTLKMRGQAFVIFKEISSATVALRSMQGFPFYDKPMRIQYSKSDSDVIAKVKGTFQERPKRPKLPKSTEDGKKKKNKDANRPTVPGFGQPSLLNNVNVEQPPNQILFLTNLPDETSEMMLSMLFNQFPGFKEVRLVPNRHDIAFVEFANEMQSAAAKEALQGFKITPTHAMKISFAKK
- the LOC126774463 gene encoding mini-chromosome maintenance complex-binding protein produces the protein MHDFSHDFDTVTPGIWMINEEEWKDKLLKLPNWYKIPLINSNATHNLPDGTMVRFRGMVQDMHNPEFYFEQFEVFNTKTNEVKCKSGKYTDTANIMENEKVNYTENLKSAQRQTIVVVSMPGFNDWAQKLEDEQNHLKHLEQQPNTSKRLNSNYSKLKRSYDESDDDPDAMDVQVDLVNKERRTKEEVDDSSNVVSREHLLNFPLPDVASKSCIIKVYDDEENLKLNDMIEVVGFLSVDPALSGEFQPAKGSLLEPICETDAEIITHNPPPSLVPRLHAVFVKKLDHCNPLVKEKFSQETVLKDANTAREHLLKALTELLLGDKLAAEYLICHLIACVYLRQDTITLGQFCLNISNLPTQKYPNYGQQLYNIIKQFVTKSYYLPLTVENMNTIALLPKKDYDCNRLTSGILQLSKHTHLVLDETKMEQGHLDATGVNNITALGNLIKQQKVEYDFKYYKMEFDSDISVLVLSEGKSLLPSDYHISLRPEESSLEIFDAIVEAATYYLKEEIMNTIRSYLTNLKLVKYSISEDLQFVEDDFIEMRNKADEDNAVTADDLHRLLVLARLVSLSRGHDTLNKECWDITKAMEAERLQRLKNRVPSTF